One Plasmodium cynomolgi strain B DNA, chromosome 12, whole genome shotgun sequence genomic region harbors:
- a CDS encoding hypothetical protein (putative), whose amino-acid sequence MNELNSAHLSSITFINSNGVIITTEIKEANKKMQGNLINDNEGNYAFCDKDLDHIKNLVLTLKPFHKEYEDNILFRIKKKEDKYRCEWVLLLKTVREDLIKQKNGTFIDINLKNDFGQVREQPGHPGHVCEPKWVHGKEEEVEEKTFDCTDIKDIMVKYVYCITYFDNYIIKLRNEIGIMYNSDNDNFLSQLIKINNDFMKKNNKKCDEFVLANGHMEESDDKLIHHRDAYKSDAKVGLPNGAFGGIGGGNTLSNENLNGNICSSGDTLRSCNHCDGTSNADVTQTSCDNAGLELRQKICVKNSAVKYNLRKAVNNSSNANSNVSTCISSRANVFPSMNSSINSSVTASISADRNADSNVDMNSELNGVSNADLNADLNGVSNADLNNDLNNDSNVDSNTYASAHASVEANVDVNPIYNYNEYASCASPKMEDRPKARDDETAIKNCDEEEEQEEEEGEKHLSFFKKLFYSKFGFEKSSKPKEKNKNANSHNLSVKKENDNYSLKKVKDEIRELEEPSSAVHGEGSRPTGINRHDRGDHLERGDNHQRGDNLHRGDNHQRGDNHQRGDNHQRSDNHQRSDNRQRSDNHQRSDNHKRGDNPEKEQIDNNKSKSRNSNSNESGGGKDENGAPVMKRKASDDSAATNVQSGAEESENILKKNNKGNNILVNVDNLRREFANLLKENEMNEKTKEEKAIQNRNSKERHHHVRHSNNNSVFHENVHVLNEISTDALLNIFNKQNCSALKYDFFSQENAHAGIPSSSSFQRFVEDSAEMHKKWAHRGGSINDSSRNDRSRNANSVDSGGCRNVNGSGHGSAAHHEKNRTQEGAEPNANFEDEANIELIKLILQQQMKNNCNRGGENSIERNSNMLSNHVPLNVHKKDYFDQRYKEEWSKENFYMSDNLGSDRTRNDKSFHFHHYQNHRDKSLEQGNGRLPNIAVSEEDKIKASCMNVSDHISNKISKRVTSKVINCKASGNSSSNATVSRNGDGDINKSKYDFRSRKRRDSNNDRADYAHYDMVKQKREPTESKDENRLADNSPYESIATDVIKFMLQFNDNTNNTTTSNDRHEGNYGSDACGSNDHNDMLNNAIADFFKNLPQCEMSHLLANKGDILSNTVSTPKSSKESRAQIKSGNEPACSNMVKKEIQSHCSSSACNNTSSNNHIINSFSKTNSLSNDDDSSHFFSNVNMAHLSLNKLAEQAFDQHFQSSCSRNDTELRNPHCNNIENIFNLIKGTMKSNYDDVGSVHCGLLYNGSSSSNKIKVKQDITRRDISPPSTATIVGGTNHVDNLDYHRKNETLPTDKAKSGLVEDGKRKSGHPSGRGDNENNGRDVSENIVSNSMINSASSNKKSSNGSSGSSNNNTLKGVHPKEGEEISNKNCSSACYSNNDTNDNSSNSQADNFNHASDAHNNIRQTFNLSDENMDLLYNYYQQACKNCMAHTKKGLHNEKGDATVGCLQPEGHVNCANCSHHAGHAKSSNKGLGHIQSNNLLSGKGSAKCDSSSHNMKAPKSKKDDPKENANYSNSGSSKSAINNVSGNNVSGNNVSGNNVSGNNVSGNNNVSGSNNFSLSFSDHYNDAKGVTDQVNSFFHNCLCNLKNMNDMGLYDNLASVEKENAGGKDNSGSCNNRSNSRVNNSSSRVNNSSNRVNNSTYDQILCHIKNNLKISNNAKSGDELLNESLKPNEEQHERYHKGNVEGNGQIKLSALQNAQSSNLLKAIRGNDVFDRKRVAATCGSGGGKDLNSMNSLNSVNSLNSVNSLNSANSANCANCTKDTDKVEAFQNLDSDFSALMNKYENNEMPGNYQKRIMKIVEDFSNKKNSCFHSFQAGGSGENSSGEYTDENILKAILINMIKELSSAKGDSSFARGASTSKSASGRSGCSSNRYSGHPRNNKGHIRHDGHGSRDEHNRHSNHGSRDEHNRHSNHGSRDEHNRHKDHNRHNRHNRYSRRNSHSSCSSQASNDNNGSNNECSSVFTSSCDGRKKNSSSQKYKSKQYKF is encoded by the exons ATGAACGAACTAAACTCCGCGCACCTGTCAAGTATTACTTTCATTAATAGTAATGGGGTGATAATCACTACTGAAATTAAAgaggcaaataaaaagatgCAAGGAAATCTCATAAATGACAATGAAGGTAACTATGCTTTCTGCGATAAAGATTTAGATCATATTAAAAACCTTGTTCTTACCTTAAAACCATTTCACAAAGAATACGaagataatattttatttcgcataaaaaaaaaagaagataaaTATAGGTGTGAATGGGTTTTATTACTTAAAACGGTTAGGGAAGATttaataaagcaaaaaaatggtaccTTCATTGACATAAAtcttaaaaatgattttgGACAGGTGCGTGAACAGCCCGGCCAT CCCGGCCATGTATGTGAACCCAAATGGGTTCAtgggaaggaggaggaagtggaagaaaaaactttcGACTGTACTGATATAAAAGACATTATGGTGAAATACGTTTACTGCATCACTTACTTcgataattatattattaaattaagAAACGAAATTGGCATCATGTACAATTCGGataatgacaattttttaagtcaactcattaaaataaataacgattttatgaaaaagaacaacaaaaaatgcGACGAGTTTGTACTTGCGAATGGTCATATGGAGGAGAGTGATGATAAACTCATTCACCATCgtgatgcatacaaaagTGACGCGAAAGTAGGCTTGCCCAATGGCGCCTTTGGAGGCATTGGTGGTGGAAACACTCTTTCCAACGAAAACTTAAATGGCAATATTTGCAGCAGCGGTGATACGCTTCGAAGTTGTAACCACTGCGATGGCACATCGAACGCGGATGTGACCCAAACGAGTTGCGATAACGCGGGCCTCGAAttaaggcaaaaaatatgtgtgaAAAACAGCGCGGTGAAGTACAACTTGCGCAAAGCGGTGAATAACAGTTCCAACGCAAACTCGAATGTCAGTACGTGCATAAGCTCACGCGCGAATGTGTTCCCCAGCATGAATTCGAGCATAAACTCGAGCGTAACTGCCAGCATAAGTGCTGACAGAAACGCGGACTCGAATGTTGATATGAATTCTGAGTTGAACGGAGTCTCGAACGCCGACTTGAACGCCGACTTGAACGGAGTCTCGAACGCCGACTTGAACAACGACTTGAACAACGACTCGAACGTAGACTCGAATACCTACGCTAGCGCTCATGCCAGCGTTGAGGCAAACGTGGATGTGAATCCCATTTATAACTACAACGAGTATGCCTCGTGCGCATCGcccaaaatggaagataGGCCCAAGGCACGAGACGACGAAACggctataaaaaattgtgatgaggaggaggagcaggaggaagaggaaggggagaagcacttgagcttttttaaaaaactatttTACAGCAAATTCGGATTTGAAAAAAGTAGTAAAccgaaagagaaaaataaaaatgccaaTTCACATAATTTGTcagtgaagaaggaaaatgataattattctttgaaaaaggtaaaagaTGAAATTCGCGAGCTGGAGGAACCCAGCTCGGCTGTACACGGTGAGGGGAGCCGCCCGACGGGCATAAATCGCCACGATAGGGGTGATCACCTCGAAAGGGGAGATAACCACCAAAGGGGAGATAACCTCCACAGGGGTGATAACCACCAACGGGGTGATAACCACCAACGGGGTGATAACCACCAACGGAGTGATAACCACCAACGGAGTGATAACCGCCAACGGAGTGATAACCACCAACGGAGTGATAACCATAAACGGGGTGATAACCctgaaaaagaacaaatcgacaataataaaagtaaaagtaGAAATAGCAATAGCAACGAGAGCGGCGGCGGCAAGGACGAAAACGGTGCACCCGTTATGAAGCGGAAAGCGAGCGATGACAGTGCCGCTACCAATGTACAGAGCGGCGCAGAAGAAAGcgaaaacattttaaaaaaaaacaacaaaggaaATAATATACTTGTGAACGTGGATAATTTGAGGAGAGAATTCGCTAACCTTTTGAAGGAAAATGAGatgaacgaaaaaacgaaagaggaGAAAGCAATTCAAAATAGGAACTCAAAAGAAAGGCATCATCACGTACGACATAGTAATAACAATTCCGTTTTCCATGAAAATGTCCACGTGTTAAATGAAATTTCGACGGATGCATTGctaaacatttttaacaagcAGAATTGCAGTGCTTTGAagtacgattttttttctcaggaGAATGCTCATGCAGGCATCCCATCATCGAGCAGTTTTCAAAGGTTCGTAGAAGACTCTGCAGAgatgcataaaaaatgggcacataGGGGCGGCAGTATAAATGACAGCAGCAGAAATGACAGGAGTAGAAACGCGAACAGCGTCGATAGTGGCGGTTGCCGCAACGTGAATGGAAGCGGGCACGGCAGCGCCGCGCATCATGAGAAAAACAGAACCCAGGAGGGGGCCGAGCCAAATGCCAACTTCGAGGATGAAGCCAACATAGAATTAATCAAATTAATTCTGCAGcagcaaatgaaaaataactGCAAtagaggaggggaaaactCCATCGAACGCAACAGCAATATGTTAAGCAATCACGTGCCATTAAACGTGCACAAAAAGGATTACTTTGACCAAAGATATAAGGAGGAATGGtcaaaggaaaatttttatatgagcGATAATCTTGGGAGTGATAGAACGAGGAATGATAAAAGCTTCCATTTTCATCACTACCAAAATCACCGCGATAAATCCTTGGAACAGGGGAATGGCAGATTACCCAACATAGCAGTAAGCGAGGAGGATAAAATCAAGGCGAGCTGCATGAACGTAAGCGATCATATTAGTAACAAGATCAGTAAAAGAGTCACTAGCAAGGTAATTAACTGCAAAGCTAGTGGTAACAGCAGTAGTAACGCTACTGTGAGTCGTAACGGAGACGGAGATATTAACAAATCGAAGTACGATTTCCGAAGTAGGAAAAGGAGGGACTCCAATAATGATCGTGCCGATTATGCCCATTACGACatggtgaagcaaaaaagagagCCCACAGAAAGTAAGGATGAAAACAGGTTAGCAGATAATTCCCCTTATGAAAGCATCGCAACAgatgtaataaaatttatgctGCAGTTTAACGATAACACGAATAATACAACTACGAGCAATGACAGGCATGAGGGAAATTACGGTAGTGATGCTTGCGGAAGTAACGACCACAACGACATGTTAAACAACGCTATagcagatttttttaaaaatctaCCCCAATGTGAAATGAGCCACTTACTAGCAAATAAAGGGGATATTCTGTCCAATACTGTTAGTACTCCCAAAAGTAGCAAAGAGAGTAGAGCACAGATAAAGAGTGGTAATGAACCCGCCTGCAGCAACatggtgaagaaggaaattcaATCCCATTGTAGTAGCAGTGCATGCAATAACACTAGTAGCAACAATCACATAATTAACAGTTTCAGTAAAACCAACAGCTTAAGTAATGACGACGATAGTTCCCATTTCTTCAGTAATGTGAACATGGCACATTTAAGCTTAAACAAATTGGCTGAACAGGCCTTTGATCAACATTTTCAAAGCAGCTGTTCAAGAAATGACACTGAACTTAGGAACCCACATTGTAATAACATcgaaaatatattcaatttGATAAAAGGGACAATGAAAAGTAACTATGATGACGTGGGAAGTGTTCACTGTGGCTTACTATACAACGGAAGCAGCAGtagtaacaaaataaaggtaAAACAGGATATTACAAGGAGGGATATTTCACCCCCTTCGACAGCTACAATTGTTGGAGGTACAAACCACGTAGATAATCTTGATTACCATCGTAAGAATGAAACGCTGCCAACGGATAAGGCAAAAAGTGGCTTGGTGGAGGAtggtaaaaggaaaagcggTCACCCAAGTGGCCGTGGAGATAATGAAAACAACGGCAGGGATGTCAGCGAGAATATTGTCAGCAATAGTATGATCAACAGTGCAAGCAGTAACAAAAAGAGCAGTAATGGCAGTAGTGGcagtagtaataataataccCTTAAGGGGGTTCACCCCAAGGAGGGCGAAGAAATAAGCAACAAAAATTGCAGCAGTGCGTGTTATAGCAATAACGACACGAATGACAACAGTAGTAATAGTCAGGCAGATAATTTTAATCATGCGAGCGATGCACATAACAACATCAGGCAAACCTTTAATCTGTCGGACGAAAATATGGACCTACTGTACAATTATTATCAGCAGGCATGTAAGAACTGCATGGCGCACACAAAGAAGGGGTTACATAATGAAAAGGGTGACGCGACAGTGGGGTGCCTTCAGCCGGAGGGGCATGTGAATTGCGCTAATTGCTCCCACCATGCGGGGCATGCGAAGTCGAGTAATAAGGGCCTTGGCCACATTCAGAGCAACAATCTGTTAAGCGGTAAGGGCAGCGCCAAGTGCGACAGTAGCAGCCACAATATGAAGGCACCAAAAAGTAAGAAGGATGACCCGAAGGAAAATGCCAACTACAGCAACAGCGGCAGCAGCAAGAGCGCGATTAACAACGTTAGCGGTAATAACGTTAGCGGTAATAACGTCAGCGGTAATAACGTCAGCGGTAATAACGTTAGCGGCAATAACAACGTTAGCGGTAGTAACAACTTTAGTCTGAGCTTTAGTGATCATTATAATGATGCAAAAGGCGTCACGGATCAAGTGAATAGCTTCTTTCACAATTGCCTTTGTAACCTAAAGAACATGAACGATATGGGCCTGTACGACAACCTGGCCAGTGTCGAAAAGGAGAATGCTGGCGGTAAGGACAATAGCGGTAGCTGCAATAATCGCAGTAACAGTCGTGTCAACAATAGTAGCAGCCGTGTCAACAACAGTAGCAACCGTGTCAACAACAGCACGTATGACCAAATCTTATGTCACATAAAGAACAACCTCAAGATTAGCAACAACGCGAAAAGTGGGGACGAACTACTTAACGAAAGCTTGAAACCAAATGAAGAGCAGCACGAACGATATCACAAAGGGAACGTCGAAGGGAACGGCCAAATTAAACTTAGCGCTCTGCAGAATGCCCAATCCAGTAATTTGTTAAAGGCGATAAGGGGGAATGATGTGTTTGACAGGAAGAGAGTGGCGGCAACTTGTGGGTCAGGCGGGGGGAAGGATCTAAACAGCATGAACAGCTTGAACAGCGTGAACAGCTTGAACAGCGTGAACAGCTTGAACAGCGCGAACAGCGCGAATTGCGCGAACTGCACCAAAGACACCGACAAAGTGGAAGCCTTCCAAAATTTGGACAGCGACTTTAGTGCACTGATgaacaaatatgaaaataacgAAATGCCAGGTAACTATCAGAAGCGCATTATGAAAATTGTAGAAGATTTTAGCAACAAGAAGAACTCGTGTTTTCATTCCTTTCAAGCGGGAGGCAGTGGTGAAAACTCCAGCGGGGAATACACCGATGAGAATATTTTGAAGGCCATTTTGATTAACATGATAAAGGAACTGTCTTCTGCGAAAGGTGACAGCTCCTTTGCCCGGGGGGCATCCACGTCAAAGAGTGCTAGCGGGCGAAGCGGCTGCAGCAGCAACAGGTATAGTGGGCACCCCCGGAATAATAAGGGCCACATCAGACATGACGGTCACGGGAGTCGCGACGAACACAACCGGCACAGCAACCACGGGAGTCGCGACGAACACAACCGGCACAGCAACCACGGGAGTCGCGACGAACACAACCGACACAAAGATCATAACAGGCACAACCGCCATAACAGATATAGCAGACGCAACAGCCATAGCAGCTGCAGCAGCCAAGCTAGCAATGACAACAATGGAAGCAATAACGAGTGCAGCAGTGTCTTCACCTCCAGTTGTGacggcagaaaaaaaaattcatccaGCCAAAAATACAAATCAAAACAATACAAGTTCTAA